One genomic region from Culicoidibacter larvae encodes:
- a CDS encoding NUDIX hydrolase → MDRNIYLAVFLILIEDGRILLLQRDNTGHEDGNWSLPAGHVEHGESASAAMIREAREEIGIELVPEELQQVFTMHRQSSDRTYIDLYFTAGSYVGKAHNCEPEKCSNLLWFERNKLPLNTIDYVHEVLNALPKGSFSEHGF, encoded by the coding sequence ATGGATCGCAATATTTATTTGGCTGTTTTTTTGATTTTGATTGAGGATGGGCGGATTTTGTTGTTGCAACGCGACAATACCGGCCACGAGGATGGCAATTGGTCGTTGCCTGCCGGGCATGTGGAACATGGCGAGTCTGCAAGTGCGGCAATGATACGCGAAGCACGTGAGGAAATTGGCATTGAGTTAGTGCCGGAAGAATTGCAGCAAGTGTTTACTATGCATCGGCAGTCTTCAGACCGGACATATATTGATTTATACTTTACTGCCGGCAGTTATGTCGGTAAGGCACACAACTGTGAGCCAGAGAAGTGCAGTAATCTTTTGTGGTTTGAACGAAATAAATTACCGCTCAACACTATTGATTATGTTCACGAGGTGCTTAACGCCTTGCCTAAAGGCTCTTTTTCTGAGCATGGGTTTTAA
- a CDS encoding PadR family transcriptional regulator, which produces MISSDVMRGYNDTIILAILAHEDSYGYEISKRVEDESDGKYIIKETTLYSAFARLEKNGYIMSYSGSETNGRARTYYRITPTGRNYYQEKCHEWELTKEVINKFTLEV; this is translated from the coding sequence TTGATTAGCAGTGATGTGATGCGCGGATATAATGATACGATTATTCTGGCAATCTTGGCCCATGAAGATTCGTATGGTTATGAGATCAGCAAGCGAGTTGAAGATGAATCTGACGGTAAATATATTATCAAGGAGACGACACTTTACTCTGCGTTTGCACGTTTAGAAAAAAATGGTTATATAATGTCCTATTCCGGCAGTGAAACGAATGGTCGGGCGCGAACATATTATCGGATTACCCCGACCGGGCGGAATTACTATCAGGAAAAATGTCATGAGTGGGAATTAACAAAAGAGGTTATTAATAAGTTTACTTTGGAGGTATAA
- a CDS encoding tagatose 1,6-diphosphate aldolase, which yields MITMTKGKFAGLQRLSDDNGVIAALAIDQRGSMVKMISKAKGHEASVEEVEYFKTAVSRELTPYASAILLDLQYGTPAIAARHEQTGLLLSYQKTGYDVETPGRLPDLIDDLSALRIKEHHGDAVKILIYYDPYEPQDILELKHAWIERIGAECKAVDIPFFLEPITYDHQMDDMSGIEYAQKKPQYVNAAIEEFSKPRYGVDVLKLEVPINIKYVEGYAEGEFAYTKEEAIKHFHAAADLAKLPFIYLSAGVTAEQFRDTITLATEAGTPFSGVLCGRATWQNGVAAYGLSDAALDTWLKKEGTYNITALNELLAKGAVPWWTIYGGLENIEVIG from the coding sequence ATGATTACCATGACTAAAGGAAAATTTGCCGGTTTGCAACGATTATCAGATGATAACGGCGTTATTGCCGCACTTGCTATTGACCAACGTGGTTCAATGGTGAAAATGATCAGCAAAGCAAAAGGCCACGAGGCGAGTGTTGAAGAAGTAGAATATTTTAAAACCGCGGTGTCACGCGAACTGACGCCATATGCGTCAGCAATTTTATTGGACTTACAATATGGCACCCCGGCAATTGCCGCTCGCCATGAACAAACCGGATTGCTGCTTTCTTATCAGAAAACCGGCTATGATGTTGAAACCCCGGGGCGCTTACCGGACTTAATTGATGATCTTTCAGCACTGCGCATTAAAGAGCATCATGGCGACGCAGTTAAAATATTAATTTATTATGATCCATATGAACCACAAGATATCCTGGAATTAAAACATGCCTGGATTGAACGAATTGGTGCTGAATGTAAAGCGGTTGATATTCCATTCTTCTTAGAACCAATCACTTATGATCACCAAATGGATGACATGTCAGGCATTGAATATGCGCAAAAAAAACCGCAATATGTCAATGCGGCTATTGAAGAGTTTTCTAAACCACGTTACGGTGTAGATGTTTTAAAACTGGAAGTGCCAATTAACATCAAATACGTTGAAGGCTATGCCGAAGGTGAATTTGCCTACACCAAAGAAGAAGCCATTAAACACTTCCACGCGGCAGCTGACTTAGCTAAACTACCATTTATCTACCTCAGCGCTGGCGTCACTGCTGAGCAGTTCCGCGACACCATCACTCTGGCGACCGAAGCCGGCACACCATTCTCAGGTGTGCTCTGTGGCCGCGCGACTTGGCAAAACGGCGTTGCCGCCTACGGCTTAAGCGATGCCGCACTGGATACTTGGTTGAAAAAAGAAGGTACCTACAACATTACTGCCCTTAATGAGCTGTTGGCAAAAGGCGCAGTTCCATGGTGGACAATTTATGGCGGCCTGGAAAATATTGAGGTTATCGGATAA
- a CDS encoding permease prefix domain 1-containing protein, producing METIQNYVEVMFKDFPRTKAMVDLKSNILDTMENKYQALLAEGKSENEAVGMVISQFGNIDELKKEYGILDEQDDTVAYDYLTHDEVAGYIKFQKLFGKMLSLGVALILLGIMIMIFSTSTWFENMAALCFFLLLACAVALFIFFGMQSGRYKKIDRFEFRLTGDDIVWVTELSEKFRTYLQAAITIGTTIIILGVALTVFFTTIYPVADNLSTLPLFTTIIIGVYFFITAGIGDSAYKKLLQDKEMREEAEREARFGWLFGITMPLAAMLFLVLGLAFNLWYIAWIVFPIAAIGTTAVVQILNHTIRS from the coding sequence ATGGAAACGATTCAAAATTATGTAGAGGTTATGTTTAAGGATTTTCCTAGAACCAAAGCTATGGTTGATTTGAAATCAAATATTCTGGATACAATGGAAAACAAGTATCAGGCTTTACTTGCTGAGGGTAAAAGCGAAAATGAAGCTGTTGGTATGGTAATCAGCCAGTTCGGTAATATTGACGAATTGAAAAAGGAATATGGTATTCTTGATGAGCAAGATGATACCGTTGCTTACGATTACTTAACACATGACGAAGTGGCCGGATATATTAAGTTTCAAAAACTATTCGGTAAAATGCTGAGCCTCGGTGTGGCTCTGATTTTGCTCGGGATTATGATAATGATTTTTTCAACATCAACTTGGTTCGAAAATATGGCTGCGCTTTGCTTTTTCTTATTGCTGGCTTGTGCGGTTGCCCTTTTCATTTTCTTCGGTATGCAGTCGGGACGTTACAAAAAAATTGATCGCTTCGAGTTTCGCTTAACTGGTGATGATATTGTTTGGGTAACTGAACTTAGTGAAAAGTTCCGAACTTATTTGCAAGCGGCAATTACAATCGGCACAACTATTATTATTTTAGGTGTAGCACTCACAGTTTTCTTTACAACAATTTATCCAGTTGCTGATAATCTCTCAACGTTACCATTGTTTACTACAATAATTATTGGTGTATATTTCTTTATTACTGCCGGGATTGGCGATTCAGCTTATAAAAAGTTGTTGCAGGATAAAGAGATGCGCGAAGAGGCTGAGCGTGAAGCAAGATTTGGCTGGCTCTTCGGGATAACAATGCCACTTGCTGCAATGTTGTTCTTAGTTCTTGGTTTGGCCTTCAATCTTTGGTATATTGCCTGGATTGTGTTCCCGATTGCTGCTATCGGAACAACTGCGGTGGTACAAATTTTAAATCATACCATTCGCTCTTAG